The DNA segment CTGCATTAAAAAGGGGGCTTGAAGCCCCCTTTTTGTTTCTTCGTAAAGCTCGATCCTCAAGGCTGAAAGCAGTGGGGATGTGGGCTGGCTTCGGCCTCGATTAGCCTGCCAACGTCGAACCTTCGCCGGGGTGAATCAGTCATTGGTTACGGCTGCTTCGTAGACGGCCTGGAAACGATTGACGATGTCACAGAACAGCTCGGCGGTTTGTTCGGCATCGTAGGCGGCGGAATGGGCCGCCTTCTCGTCCCAGCTCATGCCGGCCGCCCTGGCCGCCCGCTGTAGCACCGTCTGGCCGAAGGCCACGCCGCCCAAAGTGGCGGTGTCGAAGCTGGAGAAGGGGTGGAAAGGATTGCGCTTGATGCCGGCCCGTTCCACTGCGGCATTCAGAAATTGCAGATCAAACCAGCTGTTATGCCCCACCAGTATGGCCCGGGTGCAGCCGGTCTCCTTGATCTCCGCCCGAATGGGCTTGAATAGCCGCCCGAGGGCATCGTTTTCCTTCATGGCAGGGCGCAGGGGATGGTCCGGGTCGATGCCGGTGACATCCAGGGCCGCCTGTTCGATGTTGGCCCCTTCAAAGGGCGCCACATGATAGCGGAAGGTTTCCCCCCGGTGGAGACGCCCGTCTTCATCCATGCGGATCAGCACGGCGGCAATCTCCAGCAGGGCATCGGTGGCCGGGTTGAAGCCGCCGGTTTCCACATCCACCACCACAGGCAGAAAGCTGCGAAAGCGATTGGCGATTCTGGGTGGTTCAAATTCCAGATGTTGATGATCCGTCATGCTGATTCCAGTGGGGTGGCAGTCCAGGCCAGGCTCTCGCCGGCACGAAAGGGGACGATGATTTCCTCGCCGAGGGGCAGTTCCGCCGGCACGGGCTTTTCCTTGCGCTCCAGGCGGACCCGTCCCCGGTTGCGGGGCAGGCGGTAGAAGTCCGAACCGTTGTGACTGGCGAAGGCTTCCAGCTGCTCCAGGCAGCCGGCGGCATCAAAGATCTCCGCATACAGCTCCAGTGCCGTATGGGCCGAGTAGATACCCGCGCAACCACAAGCCGATTCCTTGGCGCCCTTGGGATGCGGCGCGCTGTCGGTGCCCAGAAAGAATTGGGGTGAGCCGCTGGTGGCCGCTTCCAGCAAGGCCTGGCGATCCTCTTCCCGCTTGAGCACGGGCAGGCAGAAATGATGAGGGCGCAATCCACCCCGGAACAGGGCGTTGCGGTTTTCCATCAGATGCTGGGGGGTAATGGTGGCCGCCACCCGGTTGGGGGCGGATTCCACGAAGGCCACTGCCTCCCGGGTGGTGATGTGTTCAAACACCACCCGCAGGGGGGCAAAATCCTCCACCACCTGGGTCAGGGTCTCATCAATAAACCGCTTTTCCCGATCGAAGAAGTCCACATCGGGTCGGGTCACTTCCCCGTGAACCAGCAGGGGGATGTCATGGTCGGCCATGGCATCCAGAGCCCCCCGGATATGACGAATATCGGTGACTCCGGCGTCAGAGTTGGTGGTGGCCCCGGCTGGATACAGCTTGAAGGCGTGAATGTCCGGATGGGCCGCCGCCGCGCTCACTGTCTCTTCATCGGTGTTGTCGGTGAGGTACAGGGTCATCAGCGGCTGGAAGTCGCTCCCCGCCGGGCTTGCCGCCAGAACTCGATCCCGGTAGGCCTCGGCCTGGGCCACCGTGGTCACCGGGGGCGTAAGGTTGGGCATGATGATGGCCCGCCGAAAGATCCGCGCGGTTTCGGGGACCACTGCCTTAAGTGCGGCCCCGTCTCGCACATGCAGATGCCAATCGTCCGGGCGGGTGATTTCAAGCTGATCCATGAAGGGTTTCCGCTCAATGCTCGTGAAATCGTAAAGGCATTATTGTATCAGGCCCTTCCAGGCCGCCGCTTTCGGCCGACCATGTGCCCCTAAGGCCGGCCCACCAGCCAATTCAGCCAATCCACGCCAAACCGCACGCCAAAACCGGTGGTATCGCTGGGGATATGGGCCAGACCGCCTTCGCGGCTGCCGGAGGACAGATCCACATGGACCCAGCCGATATCATCGGGAACGAAACGCCCCAGGAAACGGGCCGCATAAAGATGATCGGCTTCCGCCGGGGCCCGGCATTGCAGGACATCGGCCACCTCGGATTTCAGGTCCTGGTCGTAATCACGGGCATAGGGCAGGGGCCAGACCCGTTCCCCGCTGCGCTCCCCCGACTCGATCAGCGGCAGGGTCCAATCCGATCGATTACTCATGGCGCCGCTCATGCGGTGGCC comes from the Natronospira proteinivora genome and includes:
- the rnt gene encoding ribonuclease T; protein product: MTDHQHLEFEPPRIANRFRSFLPVVVDVETGGFNPATDALLEIAAVLIRMDEDGRLHRGETFRYHVAPFEGANIEQAALDVTGIDPDHPLRPAMKENDALGRLFKPIRAEIKETGCTRAILVGHNSWFDLQFLNAAVERAGIKRNPFHPFSSFDTATLGGVAFGQTVLQRAARAAGMSWDEKAAHSAAYDAEQTAELFCDIVNRFQAVYEAAVTND
- the pyrC gene encoding dihydroorotase, which produces MDQLEITRPDDWHLHVRDGAALKAVVPETARIFRRAIIMPNLTPPVTTVAQAEAYRDRVLAASPAGSDFQPLMTLYLTDNTDEETVSAAAAHPDIHAFKLYPAGATTNSDAGVTDIRHIRGALDAMADHDIPLLVHGEVTRPDVDFFDREKRFIDETLTQVVEDFAPLRVVFEHITTREAVAFVESAPNRVAATITPQHLMENRNALFRGGLRPHHFCLPVLKREEDRQALLEAATSGSPQFFLGTDSAPHPKGAKESACGCAGIYSAHTALELYAEIFDAAGCLEQLEAFASHNGSDFYRLPRNRGRVRLERKEKPVPAELPLGEEIIVPFRAGESLAWTATPLESA